GATTGATTTTTCAGGAGTTGGAAGCGGATTTTATACGCTTGTAATTAGAGCTGAGAATAAATTGGGAATAAAAAAAATCCTTAAAAAATAATAGAAAAATTAAATATTTATATCTAAACCGATTGTGAATAACAATCGGTTTTTTATTGTAATTTTGTGCAGCTTCAAAAAAGGATTAAAATGAATTATATCTTATTCGACGGAGATGTTAGAACTTCTCTTTTACCATTTACATACACAAGGCCAGTTGCAGATATTAGAATTGGTATTTTAACCATTAGAGAAAAGTGGGAAAAGTATTTAGGACTTACAACAACTACTATAACAGAAGAGTATTTAGAAGAAAAATATCCAATGGTTGAAATGGAAGAAAATATAATGCTTAACGCTTCTTTTTTACCGACACCAGAACTTGTAAATATGGTTCAGAATTTAAAAAGAAATGAAGCTATTTTTAAAGGTGAAGATGTTATTGCTTTTTACAGTGTTATAGATCAAGAAGAAGTTAATTTTGATGATTACACGCAAATAGAGTTTGAAGAAAATATTATAAAGATTAATAATACTTGGGATATTTTCTCAAATAATGATACAGCAATTCGTCAGGATTTTGAATTATTAACCGAAGGAAGAGAAACTCAACCGATTCCTGAAACTGTTCAATGTATTGGTCGAGAAAATATTTTTATAGAAGAGGGAGCTAAATTAACTTTTGCAACCTTAAATGCTACAACAGGTCCAATTTACATTGGAAAGAATGCAAAAATCATGGAAGGAGTTGTTGTTCGCGGAGCTTTAGCTATGTGTGAAAATTCTGTTTTAAAACTTGGAGCTAAAATATATGGAGCAACAACTTTAGGTCCATATTGTAAAGTAGGAGGAGAAGTAAATAATTCTGTGTTGTTTGGATATTCTAATAAAGGACACGATGGTTTTTTAGGAAATT
This genomic stretch from Tenacibaculum jejuense harbors:
- a CDS encoding GlmU family protein, coding for MNYILFDGDVRTSLLPFTYTRPVADIRIGILTIREKWEKYLGLTTTTITEEYLEEKYPMVEMEENIMLNASFLPTPELVNMVQNLKRNEAIFKGEDVIAFYSVIDQEEVNFDDYTQIEFEENIIKINNTWDIFSNNDTAIRQDFELLTEGRETQPIPETVQCIGRENIFIEEGAKLTFATLNATTGPIYIGKNAKIMEGVVVRGALAMCENSVLKLGAKIYGATTLGPYCKVGGEVNNSVLFGYSNKGHDGFLGNSVLGEWCNLGADTNNSNLKNNYAEVRLWSYETGRFAKTGLQFCGLIMGDHSKCGINTMFNTGTVVGVSANIFGSGFPRNFVPSFSWGGASGFTEYKMNKVNEVAEVVMKRRNIVYDELEQKILSAVFEQSKQYRNY